A genomic stretch from Vibrio coralliilyticus includes:
- the lepB gene encoding signal peptidase I produces MANTFSLFLVIVTLVTGIVWVLEKLVFAKKRQTKLAAVEAQTNGLDTATAEQVEKQPWWIENSVSIFPVIAAVLVLRSFIYEPFQIPSGSMMPTLLVGDFILVEKYAYGLKDPVWRTQLVETGKPERGDIVVFKYPPQPNIDYIKRVVGLPGDTVRYSNKKEVCIQPKGESQCTQVPLSNVEESPFIQDGVPLIQLNEKLGEVEHQILVNPLRRDRVSAYQPRSGVNEWVVPEGQYFVMGDNRDNSADSRYWGFVPEANLVGKAVGIWISFEFERDADSLLPSWIPTGVRFNRIGGIN; encoded by the coding sequence ATGGCAAATACATTTTCACTGTTCTTGGTTATTGTCACTCTGGTGACCGGTATTGTTTGGGTGCTGGAAAAGCTGGTGTTTGCGAAGAAACGTCAGACTAAACTAGCTGCAGTTGAAGCTCAGACAAACGGACTGGATACTGCGACTGCTGAACAAGTGGAAAAGCAGCCATGGTGGATTGAAAACAGTGTTTCAATTTTCCCTGTTATTGCGGCTGTTTTGGTATTGCGCTCGTTTATCTACGAACCGTTCCAAATTCCTTCAGGCTCAATGATGCCGACTTTATTGGTAGGAGATTTCATTCTGGTTGAGAAATACGCATACGGTCTAAAGGACCCTGTGTGGCGTACACAACTAGTTGAAACGGGTAAGCCAGAGCGTGGCGACATCGTGGTATTCAAATACCCACCTCAGCCAAACATTGACTACATCAAGCGTGTTGTTGGCCTACCGGGTGATACGGTTCGCTACAGTAATAAGAAAGAAGTATGTATTCAGCCTAAAGGTGAGAGCCAATGTACTCAGGTTCCCTTATCAAATGTGGAAGAAAGCCCATTTATCCAAGATGGCGTACCTCTGATTCAACTGAACGAAAAACTGGGGGAGGTTGAACACCAGATTTTGGTTAACCCATTACGCCGTGATCGTGTTTCGGCTTACCAGCCTCGCAGCGGTGTAAATGAGTGGGTGGTGCCTGAAGGTCAGTACTTTGTGATGGGTGATAATCGTGACAATAGTGCTGACAGCCGTTATTGGGGCTTTGTTCCAGAGGCAAATTTGGTTGGTAAAGCGGTTGGTATCTGGATCAGCTTCGAGTTCGAACGTGATGCAGATAGTCTTTTACCATCATGGATTCCAACTGGTGTGAGATTCAACCGCATCGGTGGTATTAACTAA
- the lepA gene encoding translation elongation factor 4, which produces MKHIRNFSIIAHIDHGKSTLSDRLIQDCGGLSDREMAAQVLDSMDLERERGITIKSQSVTLNYTAKDGETYQLNFIDTPGHVDFAYEVSRSLAACEGALLVVDAGQGVEAQTLANCYTAIEMDLEVVPILNKIDLPAADPERVAEEIEEIVGIDAMEATRCSAKTGLGIEDVLENIVSAIPAPEGDPEAPLQALIIDSWFDNYLGVVSLVRIKNGVLKKNDKIKVMSTGQVWGVDRLGIFTPKQEDTTELRTGEVGWVVCGIKDILGAPVGDTLTLAKHGCEEPLPGFKKVKPQVYAGLFPVSSDDYENFRDALGKLSLNDASLFYEPENSAALGFGFRCGFLGMLHMEIIQERLEREYDLDLITTAPTVVYEVEQTDGEILYVDSPAKLPAVNDIEEIREPIARCNILVPSDYLGNVITLCVEKRGVQVDMVYHGNQVAVTYDIPMAEVVLDFFDRLKSTSRGYASLDYNFQRFEASNMVRVDVLLNGDKVDALALITHKDQSQTRGRQLVEKMKEFIPRQMFDIAIQAAIGNHIIARSTVKQLRKNVIAKCYGGDVSRKKKLLKKQKEGKKRMKQIGNVELPQEAFLAILHVGKD; this is translated from the coding sequence ATGAAGCACATTCGTAACTTTTCGATTATCGCCCACATCGACCATGGTAAGTCGACCCTATCAGACCGTTTGATCCAAGACTGTGGTGGATTGAGTGACCGTGAAATGGCAGCTCAGGTTCTGGACTCCATGGACCTTGAACGTGAGCGTGGCATCACTATTAAATCTCAAAGTGTGACACTCAACTATACCGCTAAAGACGGTGAAACCTACCAATTGAACTTCATCGATACTCCAGGGCACGTTGATTTTGCCTACGAAGTTTCTCGCTCTCTAGCTGCATGTGAAGGTGCGTTGCTGGTGGTTGATGCTGGTCAGGGTGTTGAAGCTCAGACCTTGGCTAACTGCTATACCGCGATCGAAATGGATCTGGAAGTGGTGCCAATTCTGAACAAGATCGATCTACCTGCTGCGGATCCTGAGCGAGTAGCAGAAGAGATCGAAGAAATTGTTGGCATCGATGCGATGGAAGCCACGCGCTGTTCGGCGAAAACGGGCCTAGGCATTGAAGACGTACTAGAAAACATTGTCTCTGCGATTCCAGCACCAGAAGGTGACCCTGAAGCACCACTGCAAGCTTTGATCATTGACTCTTGGTTTGATAACTACCTAGGTGTTGTTTCTCTGGTCCGTATTAAAAATGGCGTTCTGAAGAAGAATGATAAGATCAAGGTGATGAGCACTGGCCAAGTTTGGGGTGTGGATCGTCTTGGTATCTTCACACCTAAGCAGGAAGACACGACAGAGCTGCGAACGGGTGAAGTAGGCTGGGTTGTCTGTGGTATCAAAGATATCCTAGGTGCGCCTGTTGGTGATACGCTAACGCTAGCAAAGCATGGTTGTGAAGAGCCGCTGCCAGGGTTTAAGAAAGTGAAGCCTCAGGTATACGCCGGGCTATTCCCTGTCTCATCGGATGACTACGAAAACTTCCGTGATGCACTAGGTAAACTGAGCCTAAACGATGCGTCTCTGTTCTATGAACCAGAAAACTCAGCCGCTCTAGGCTTTGGTTTCCGCTGTGGTTTCCTCGGCATGCTGCACATGGAAATCATCCAAGAGCGTCTGGAGCGTGAATACGATCTCGACCTGATTACCACTGCGCCAACAGTAGTGTACGAAGTAGAGCAAACGGATGGCGAAATTCTTTACGTTGATAGCCCTGCTAAGCTACCAGCAGTGAATGATATCGAAGAAATTCGTGAGCCGATTGCGCGTTGTAACATCCTTGTACCTTCAGATTACTTAGGTAATGTGATTACTCTGTGTGTTGAGAAGCGTGGCGTTCAGGTTGATATGGTATATCACGGTAACCAAGTCGCTGTGACTTACGATATTCCGATGGCGGAAGTGGTTCTCGATTTCTTTGATCGTCTGAAATCAACCTCTCGTGGTTATGCGTCTTTGGATTACAACTTCCAGCGTTTTGAAGCGTCTAACATGGTTCGTGTAGATGTACTTCTCAACGGTGACAAAGTGGACGCACTGGCATTGATTACGCACAAAGATCAATCTCAGACTCGTGGTCGTCAGTTGGTAGAGAAGATGAAAGAATTCATTCCACGTCAGATGTTTGATATTGCGATTCAGGCTGCGATTGGTAACCATATTATTGCGCGCTCAACGGTTAAACAGCTACGTAAGAACGTAATCGCAAAATGTTATGGCGGTGACGTGAGCCGTAAGAAGAAGCTACTGAAGAAGCAGAAAGAAGGTAAGAAACGTATGAAGCAGATCGGTAACGTAGAACTGCCTCAAGAAGCCTTCTTAGCGATCTTACACGTAGGTAAAGATTAA
- a CDS encoding SoxR reducing system RseC family protein, with translation MMTALATVSSVRAGPSGYDIELSCEQQTSCSSCSSQKSCGTGIVSKAVGNKSLHWHLVTSKRVKEGQVVEIGLPEKSLLQSAAVVYLVPLFAMILGAVVGQWLLAPAFGLGEGIAILTSAIFTVAGIYGAKTLAANFERQSLRDVILLRVLGEPIS, from the coding sequence ATGATGACGGCGTTGGCAACCGTTTCTTCAGTGAGAGCTGGCCCATCTGGCTATGATATTGAGCTGAGCTGCGAGCAACAGACAAGTTGCAGTAGCTGCTCGTCACAAAAAAGTTGTGGTACTGGTATTGTATCTAAAGCGGTGGGAAACAAGTCTCTGCATTGGCATCTAGTGACCAGTAAAAGAGTTAAAGAAGGTCAAGTGGTGGAAATTGGCTTGCCGGAAAAAAGCCTCCTGCAATCTGCCGCGGTGGTTTATTTAGTCCCGTTGTTTGCCATGATCCTAGGCGCTGTTGTTGGACAGTGGCTATTAGCGCCAGCGTTTGGTCTTGGCGAGGGTATTGCTATCCTGACATCTGCTATCTTTACTGTGGCAGGCATTTATGGCGCAAAAACTCTAGCCGCCAATTTTGAGCGCCAGTCACTGCGAGACGTTATATTACTTCGGGTTTTGGGAGAACCAATTAGCTAG
- the rnc gene encoding ribonuclease III — protein MNSPIAKLEKKLGYQFNDAELINLALTHRSAHGKHNERLEFLGDSILSFVIADDLYHRFPKVNEGDMSRMRATLVRGNTLAELGREFELGDHLKLGPGELKSGGFRRDSILADAVEAIIGAIYLDSDIEVVRGIILSWYKQRLEAIQPGVSQKDPKTRLQEFLQGRRKPLPVYTVTNIKGEAHNQQFTVSCEVAGVGSPVIGKGTSRRKAEQAAAELALEQLSND, from the coding sequence ATGAATTCTCCTATTGCCAAACTAGAGAAAAAGCTCGGCTATCAATTCAATGATGCTGAGCTTATTAATTTAGCGCTGACTCACCGTAGCGCTCATGGAAAACACAATGAGCGTCTTGAGTTTCTGGGCGATTCAATTTTAAGTTTTGTCATTGCTGACGATCTTTATCATCGTTTCCCTAAAGTCAATGAAGGGGATATGAGCCGTATGCGCGCGACACTTGTTCGTGGTAACACGCTGGCGGAACTCGGTCGAGAATTCGAACTGGGAGATCACTTAAAATTAGGTCCAGGTGAATTGAAGAGTGGTGGTTTCCGTCGTGATTCAATTTTAGCTGACGCTGTTGAAGCCATTATTGGTGCCATTTATTTAGACAGTGATATTGAAGTGGTACGTGGCATTATCCTTAGCTGGTATAAGCAACGCCTTGAAGCGATTCAACCGGGTGTTTCTCAGAAAGACCCGAAAACACGTCTTCAAGAGTTTCTGCAGGGACGAAGAAAACCACTTCCTGTCTACACAGTGACTAATATTAAAGGTGAAGCACACAACCAGCAGTTTACTGTGTCGTGTGAAGTTGCAGGTGTCGGATCACCTGTAATAGGTAAAGGCACCAGCCGCCGCAAGGCAGAACAAGCGGCTGCAGAACTAGCATTAGAGCAACTGAGCAATGACTGA
- the era gene encoding GTPase Era, which produces MTDSTDNNEFDIDAFFSSSGEVSSPENQHCGFVAIVGRPNVGKSTLLNRILGQKISITSRKPQTTRHRIMGVDTEGDYQAIYVDTPGLHIEEKRAINRLMNRAANSSLSDVNLVFFLVDGTHWTKDDEMVLTKLQKSNFPVVLCVNKVDNVQDRNDVMQHMMDMSKKMEFVDVVPISAKQGKNIDVLRKHVREHLPQATHHFPEEYVTDRSQRFMASEIVREKLMRFTGEELPYSVTVEIERFDYNPETDGFHINALILVERNGQKKMVIGKGGEKIKTIGREARLDMEELFGRKVYLETWVKVKSGWADDERALRSLGYIDDL; this is translated from the coding sequence ATGACTGATTCAACAGATAACAACGAGTTCGATATCGATGCGTTTTTCTCATCGAGTGGTGAAGTGAGCTCACCGGAAAACCAACATTGTGGCTTTGTTGCTATTGTTGGTCGTCCTAATGTGGGTAAATCAACACTACTTAATCGAATTCTTGGGCAAAAAATTTCGATCACTTCTCGTAAGCCCCAAACAACGCGCCACCGTATTATGGGGGTTGATACTGAAGGCGATTATCAGGCGATTTACGTCGACACTCCAGGTCTTCACATTGAAGAAAAGCGCGCGATCAACCGCTTAATGAACCGCGCGGCTAACTCATCTCTGAGTGATGTGAATTTGGTGTTCTTTCTGGTCGATGGCACACATTGGACCAAAGACGACGAAATGGTGCTGACTAAGCTGCAGAAGTCGAACTTCCCAGTGGTGTTATGCGTCAACAAAGTCGACAACGTACAAGATCGTAACGACGTGATGCAGCACATGATGGATATGTCGAAAAAGATGGAATTCGTTGATGTGGTGCCTATCTCCGCGAAACAAGGCAAAAATATCGATGTGCTGCGTAAGCATGTTCGTGAGCACCTACCGCAAGCGACCCATCACTTCCCAGAAGAGTATGTTACTGACCGTTCTCAGCGCTTTATGGCGTCGGAAATTGTGCGTGAGAAACTCATGCGCTTCACTGGAGAAGAGTTGCCCTATTCGGTGACGGTAGAAATTGAGCGCTTTGACTACAACCCTGAAACCGATGGTTTCCATATCAATGCGTTGATTTTGGTTGAACGTAATGGCCAGAAAAAAATGGTGATTGGTAAAGGCGGCGAGAAAATTAAGACCATAGGCCGTGAAGCACGTCTGGACATGGAAGAGCTGTTTGGTCGTAAAGTGTACCTAGAAACTTGGGTTAAAGTGAAATCCGGCTGGGCTGATGATGAACGTGCACTGCGTTCACTTGGCTATATAGACGATTTATAA
- the barA gene encoding two-component sensor histidine kinase BarA, protein MTRYGLRARVITLTLAPTLIIGLLLSAFFSFNRYHDLEKQVINSGLSIIEPLAIASEEGLKNNSRESVRRIISYAHRKNSKFVRSIAVFDYNHDLFVTSNFHPNFESLTFPGNAPIPLLVTSDLQENTLILRAPIIAESGLISTPKGQNTNQALGYIAVELDLSSLRLQQYQEIFSAFLVLLSGLGLSAMFAYRLMHDVTRPISHMKNMVDRIRRGHLDVRIEGKMHGELDSLKNGINAMAVSLSEYHVEMQHSIDQATSDLRETLEQLEIQNVELDIAKKRAQEAARVKSEFLANMSHELRTPLNGVIGFTRQMLKTKLTNSQADYLQTIEKSANNLLNIINDILDFSKLEAGKLALENIPFEFQETLEEVVSLQATSAHEKGLELTLKVDPKIPAGLVGDPLRIQQVLTNLVGNSIKFTERGNIDISVELRSQKEDSVELQFMVRDTGIGISERQQSQLFQAFSQADASISRRYGGTGLGLVITQKLVSQMGGEISLTSRLHQGSTFWFTLRLNATDMPVSDLIETQVLKQRTLLLVEPNMQAASVTQQTLVQEGLIVTYRSSVPEEANQYDYVLLNLAPNKANEPELVEQWVKQAQLCAPQVVVGIPSTALALSDHLIQTHHVHCITKPLSRRKLLQTLAANQESLPVIEAEPAYNETLPLTVMAVDDNPANLKLISALLTERVEKVVTCTNGLDAVTQAEAQHFDIILMDIQMPHMDGVTACGKIKQTQLNASTPVIAVTAHAMSGERDRLLGAGMDDYLTKPIEEHVLQQVLMHWNPYTSESQMEKIDLPSDIEPDEHTSAPIIEHDNIIIDWQAALKQSANKEDLARDMLQMLIDYIPEVSAIVESALEEENVDSENLIHHVHKLHGSSSYCGVPRLKKVCATIEKALRSGASIEDIEPELFELQDEMEKVTASAAPYLDS, encoded by the coding sequence ATGACAAGATATGGCTTACGCGCCCGCGTTATTACCCTCACACTCGCGCCGACGTTGATCATTGGCCTGTTACTGAGTGCGTTTTTCTCCTTTAATCGCTATCACGACTTGGAAAAGCAGGTCATCAATTCAGGCTTAAGTATTATTGAACCTCTGGCGATTGCCAGCGAAGAGGGACTAAAAAACAACAGCCGCGAATCTGTCCGTCGAATTATCAGTTATGCGCACCGGAAAAACTCAAAGTTTGTTCGCAGTATCGCCGTCTTCGATTACAACCACGATTTATTCGTTACTTCCAACTTTCATCCGAACTTTGAATCTCTGACGTTCCCGGGTAATGCGCCAATTCCACTACTGGTCACTTCTGACTTACAGGAAAACACACTGATCCTACGTGCGCCGATCATCGCTGAATCAGGGCTGATATCAACACCAAAAGGACAAAACACCAACCAAGCTCTAGGCTACATTGCGGTAGAGCTGGATCTTTCTTCCTTACGTTTGCAACAATACCAAGAGATTTTTTCCGCCTTTCTGGTTCTACTCTCTGGGCTAGGGCTATCCGCGATGTTCGCTTACCGATTGATGCATGATGTCACGCGCCCGATTTCTCATATGAAAAACATGGTCGACAGAATCCGTCGTGGACATTTAGATGTGCGAATTGAAGGTAAAATGCATGGAGAGCTCGATTCACTCAAAAATGGTATCAACGCAATGGCAGTTTCGTTGTCAGAATATCATGTGGAAATGCAGCATAGTATTGATCAGGCTACTTCCGACTTGCGAGAAACGCTTGAACAGCTCGAGATCCAAAACGTTGAATTGGATATTGCCAAGAAACGAGCCCAAGAAGCCGCGCGAGTGAAGTCTGAGTTCCTCGCGAATATGTCTCATGAGCTACGTACGCCATTGAACGGTGTGATTGGCTTTACTCGACAGATGCTCAAAACCAAGCTGACTAACAGCCAAGCGGATTATTTGCAGACCATCGAAAAGTCAGCCAACAACCTGCTCAATATTATTAACGACATTCTGGACTTTTCTAAACTGGAAGCAGGCAAGTTGGCATTGGAAAATATTCCATTTGAGTTTCAGGAAACGCTTGAAGAAGTTGTGAGCTTGCAAGCCACCAGCGCCCATGAAAAAGGCCTCGAATTAACCCTTAAAGTGGATCCTAAAATCCCTGCAGGTCTGGTCGGAGACCCGCTACGTATTCAGCAAGTTTTGACTAATCTGGTAGGTAACTCGATCAAATTTACCGAGCGTGGCAACATCGATATCAGTGTTGAGCTACGCTCACAGAAAGAAGACTCAGTCGAGCTTCAGTTTATGGTGCGAGACACCGGCATTGGTATTTCAGAGCGCCAGCAATCACAATTATTTCAAGCATTCAGCCAAGCGGACGCCAGTATTTCTCGTCGCTACGGTGGTACGGGGCTTGGCTTAGTCATTACCCAGAAGCTGGTCAGCCAAATGGGGGGAGAAATCAGCCTAACCAGCCGCTTGCACCAAGGTTCCACCTTCTGGTTCACTCTGAGATTGAACGCCACGGATATGCCCGTGAGCGATTTGATCGAAACTCAGGTTCTCAAGCAGAGAACACTGCTGCTGGTAGAGCCAAATATGCAAGCCGCTTCTGTCACTCAACAAACTCTTGTACAAGAGGGCTTGATTGTTACCTATCGCTCTTCCGTGCCTGAAGAAGCCAACCAATACGATTATGTGCTACTGAATCTTGCGCCAAATAAAGCCAACGAGCCTGAACTAGTCGAGCAATGGGTGAAACAAGCACAGCTATGTGCTCCTCAAGTTGTGGTCGGTATTCCAAGTACGGCTCTGGCATTGTCTGATCATCTGATTCAGACCCATCATGTCCATTGTATTACTAAGCCATTATCTCGTCGCAAACTGCTGCAAACACTGGCAGCAAATCAAGAAAGCTTACCTGTTATCGAAGCAGAACCCGCCTACAATGAAACCCTGCCACTTACCGTTATGGCCGTCGATGACAACCCGGCTAACCTTAAATTAATCAGCGCCCTATTAACAGAGCGGGTAGAAAAAGTCGTCACTTGTACTAATGGCTTAGATGCCGTGACTCAAGCAGAAGCTCAGCATTTCGATATCATATTAATGGACATTCAAATGCCGCACATGGATGGTGTGACCGCTTGTGGCAAAATCAAGCAAACACAACTGAATGCCAGCACCCCAGTGATCGCTGTGACAGCCCATGCTATGAGTGGCGAACGTGATAGATTACTAGGAGCGGGTATGGATGATTACCTGACCAAACCGATTGAAGAGCATGTACTGCAGCAAGTACTGATGCACTGGAATCCATATACTTCTGAATCACAAATGGAGAAGATCGACTTACCTTCTGATATCGAACCTGATGAACATACTAGCGCGCCTATCATTGAGCACGACAACATCATTATTGACTGGCAAGCAGCGCTTAAACAGTCGGCAAACAAGGAAGACCTTGCACGCGATATGCTGCAAATGCTGATCGACTATATTCCCGAAGTCAGCGCAATCGTTGAATCGGCGTTGGAAGAGGAAAATGTGGACAGTGAAAACCTCATCCACCATGTACACAAACTGCATGGCAGTAGCTCTTACTGTGGTGTCCCTAGATTAAAGAAAGTCTGCGCGACAATAGAGAAAGCCCTACGTTCAGGCGCCAGTATTGAAGATATAGAACCAGAACTGTTTGAACTACAAGATGAAATGGAAAAGGTCACCGCAAGTGCGGCGCCTTATTTAGATTCGTAG
- the pdxJ gene encoding pyridoxine 5'-phosphate synthase, with translation MSSIYLGVNIDHIATLRNARGTKYPDPVHAAEVAERAGADGITIHLREDRRHIVDRDVRILRETIQTRMNLEMAVTDEMVEIALQTQPEYVCLVPEKREELTTEGGLDVAGHLEKIKAATKTLTDAGIKVSLFIDADREQIDAAKACGAPYIELHTGHYADAENDADQQDELKKIAAGASYAADLGITVNAGHGLTYHNVAPIAAIPEIYELNIGHSIIGRAALDGLHKAVADMKALMVEARK, from the coding sequence ATGAGTTCAATTTACCTGGGTGTTAACATCGATCATATTGCGACATTACGTAACGCTCGTGGTACTAAGTACCCAGATCCGGTTCATGCAGCAGAAGTGGCAGAGCGTGCTGGAGCGGACGGTATCACCATTCATTTGCGAGAAGATCGCCGCCATATTGTTGATCGTGATGTACGTATTCTGCGTGAAACTATCCAAACTCGTATGAACCTTGAGATGGCTGTGACGGATGAAATGGTTGAGATCGCCCTGCAAACTCAGCCTGAATACGTGTGCCTTGTACCGGAAAAACGTGAAGAATTAACCACAGAAGGTGGCCTAGATGTGGCTGGTCACTTAGAGAAGATTAAAGCTGCCACTAAAACATTGACGGACGCAGGTATTAAAGTGTCCCTATTTATTGATGCTGACCGCGAACAGATTGATGCAGCTAAAGCGTGTGGTGCGCCATACATTGAGCTTCATACTGGCCATTATGCGGATGCAGAAAATGATGCTGATCAGCAAGATGAGCTAAAGAAAATCGCTGCGGGTGCGAGCTATGCTGCGGATCTGGGTATTACAGTAAATGCAGGCCATGGCCTGACTTATCACAACGTGGCCCCTATTGCTGCTATTCCAGAGATCTACGAACTGAACATTGGTCACTCTATCATCGGCCGTGCAGCACTTGATGGCTTGCATAAGGCGGTGGCAGACATGAAAGCACTGATGGTTGAAGCGCGTAAATAA
- the recO gene encoding DNA repair protein RecO, with the protein MTSEGLQRCFVLHRRPYSESSLILDVFSEEFGRVTLMSKGARSKRSNLKGALQPFTPLLLKWSGKGSMKTLRQAEPISLGLPLSGINLYSAMYVNELIGRILMAEVPMPALFHDYLHALTELAQCDNPEPALRRFELAMLSAMGYGVDFLHCAGTGDAIEPDMTYRYREQKGFIASVRRDNLTFLGNELIAISERRFTTKEQLKAAKRFTRIALKPYLGGKPLKSRELFMQILAPKSRSIGK; encoded by the coding sequence ATGACTTCAGAAGGCTTACAGCGCTGTTTTGTTCTTCATCGTCGTCCTTACAGTGAGTCGAGTTTAATTCTTGATGTCTTTAGTGAGGAGTTTGGACGCGTCACATTGATGTCAAAAGGGGCGCGCAGCAAACGCTCCAATCTCAAAGGGGCATTGCAACCATTCACCCCCTTACTTCTTAAATGGTCTGGGAAAGGTTCGATGAAAACACTGCGCCAAGCAGAACCTATCAGCCTTGGGTTGCCTCTTAGCGGAATCAACCTTTATTCAGCGATGTACGTAAATGAGTTGATTGGACGTATCTTGATGGCAGAAGTACCGATGCCAGCTTTATTCCATGATTACCTTCATGCGCTGACTGAGTTGGCTCAGTGTGATAATCCAGAACCGGCATTGCGACGTTTCGAGTTAGCTATGCTGTCAGCCATGGGGTATGGCGTTGATTTTTTACATTGTGCGGGCACTGGAGATGCGATTGAGCCAGACATGACCTATCGCTATCGGGAGCAGAAGGGTTTTATCGCCTCTGTCCGACGCGATAACTTAACCTTTTTGGGGAATGAACTGATTGCGATTAGTGAGCGAAGGTTCACCACAAAAGAACAACTTAAAGCGGCAAAACGCTTTACACGTATAGCATTAAAGCCGTATCTTGGCGGCAAACCATTAAAGAGTCGGGAGCTATTTATGCAAATTTTAGCTCCCAAATCACGGAGTATTGGAAAATGA
- the acpS gene encoding holo-ACP synthase, which yields MAIVGLGTDIAEIERVEKALTRSGEAFARRILTDVELQRFQLLKQQGRFLAKRFAAKEAASKALGTGIALGVTFHDFTITNDEHGAPLLSLSGKALEFAQKKQVEHIHLSISDERHYAVATVIYESK from the coding sequence ATGGCGATCGTTGGTCTAGGGACAGATATTGCAGAAATCGAGCGAGTGGAGAAAGCACTAACTCGTAGTGGAGAAGCTTTTGCTCGACGTATTTTGACGGATGTTGAGCTACAACGATTCCAATTGCTTAAGCAGCAGGGGCGGTTTTTAGCTAAGCGCTTTGCGGCTAAAGAAGCCGCATCAAAAGCATTGGGCACTGGTATTGCATTGGGGGTGACGTTCCATGACTTCACCATTACCAATGACGAACATGGCGCGCCACTGTTGTCTTTATCTGGCAAAGCATTGGAATTTGCTCAAAAAAAACAGGTGGAGCATATCCACCTGTCGATTTCCGATGAGCGTCACTATGCCGTGGCTACCGTTATCTACGAATCTAAATAA